The Pseudomonas viciae genomic interval AGGCCGGAAGGTTGCTTGAGGTTGTTTTCGCCGCGCCAACGGCGGGTACGTGTATCGAGCACCACCAGGGCTGGAGAGCTGGGCAGCACGTAATGCCATTGCTGGAAGCTCAACAGCGTGTCGATCAACTTGTCCTGGGGAGCGCTGTCGAGGTAGCGGTCCCGGGCGGTGTCGCTCAGGGCCACGGTTTGCCGGAGCACGTCATCGAACGCGTCCGGGTTGTTACCCCAGCCCTGGCAGAGCATGTAGGCGATCAACGCGTTGCCGATGATGCGTTTGGAAAACGGATGGCTGTAGGCCGTTTCCTCCCACTGCGCGGATAAATTCCAGTCATCGGTAATATCGTGATCGTCGAAAATCATCAGGCACGACAAGTGCGCAAACACCCGCGCCACACCGCCAAGCCCTGCCTTGAAAGCCTCGATGCGTTGCAGTTCCAGGTCATAACGTTGACGTCGCTCGGCGGTCAGCTCGGGTGGTTGCGGGGCGATCAGCGTCCACGGGACCGGCGACCATACCAGCAGGTACATCGCCATGACCTCGGCGAACGTCACCAGGTGATTGTCAGCGCTGCTGCTGGTGAAAATCGGCTTACGCGCCCCGCCGAAAAATCGCTCGCGCAGGGTTTCGTTGCTCTCAAGCGCTGGTAACAAATCGGCGCGATGGTAATAGCTGGCCGGATGCTGATAAAGCTTGGCGCTGTCCTCCACTACGGCGCCGTCCAGGCATTCCTCGTACAACCCCAGGCGCTCGATCAACCCGTGAATCGCCCGCAACATCGGCCCGGCGACGTCATCGGCGTAGACCTGATCGCCGCTCATCATCAAGAGCGCGGGTCGTTGTTCTGGATTTCCTGCCAGCAGCCGGTCGACGCAGAGTAGGCCGTCGTTGGCCGGGTAATGGGGTTTGCGGCAGGAGCCGTGGACCAACTGCTCGATGCGCGAGTGCAGCACGAAGTTCGGACACCGCGCTTGGCCGTACAACAGATGCGGCGCCCATTCAGCGATCGGGACGCCGTCCACCAGCAGGTCGTAGTCAATCACAACGTCCTGGGGCAGGGGAGTGTCCAGCTTTACATCGATCAGGTGTACGAAAGCCTGCTGCCCCACCGGCACCACGGTGCATTGCGTGGCATCCAGCGTCAGATCGCCCATGCCGTCCACCCGCAGCGTCAATCCCAACGGTCGCGTGCCCACCAGCCACATCACCAACCGCGTGGGCTCCAGCCGCCGCAACAGCGGACCGACCAGGACAGGGGGCAGGGTATGGGTGATGTCAGGGGTGGACGACAGCATCAGCGGATAAAGCTCTGTTCAGGGAGAGGCGGGGATCATAGCGCAATGTGCTTTGCAACTGGGCTTGGGAAGGCGCCGCGGCGAACTCGTTTTTATGGCGAGGGAGCAAGCCCCCTCTCCACTGGGTATTCCCTCACTGGACCTGGTTGGCCGCCTGCGCCGCCTGGATCAAATCCGGCCCAATCTCCTTTTCAAACTTCGCCCACACCGGCTTCATCTTGTCTCGCCATGCGCTACGTTCCTCGGGTGTGAGGGCAATGATTTCGGTGGTCTTGGCATCGAGCACATGTTGCTTGTCCTGCTGGTTAAACCGCTCCGCTTCTTTGTTGGCATGGGCCGTGGACTCGACCACGATCTTGTCCAGTTCAGTGCGGATATCCGGCGGCAGGCCGTTCCAGAAGTCAGAGGTGGTGATCAGCATGTAGTCGAGGATGCCGTGGTTGGTCTCGGTGACGTATTTCTGCACTTCATGCAGTTTCTGGTTGTAGAAGTTGGAGTAGGTGTTTTCTGTGCCATTGACCAAACCGGTGCGTAAACCTTGGTACACCACCGAGAAAATCATCGGTTTCGGCTTGGCGCCCACCGCCTTGAACTGTTCTTCCAGCACCGTGGAGGTCTGTATCCGGAACGCCAGGTCGAGGGCATCTTCAGGCTTGCGCAGTGGCTTGTCGGCCGACAACTGCTTCATGCCGTTGTGCCAATAGGCCAAACCTGTAACGTTCTTGCTCTCCATGGACTTGAGCAGTTTCTGGCCGGCGGGGCTCTGCTGGAAGCGATCCACGGCGGCGATGTCGTCAAACAAAAACGGCAAGTCGAATAGCTGCACCGACTTGGTGTACTGGTCGAACTTGGCCAGCGACCGCGCAATGATTTGCACGTCCCCCAGCAGCAGCGCCTCCATCTCCTTGTCATCGCCATACAGTGTGGAGTTGGGATACACCTCGACCTTCACCTTGCCCGGCAGTCGTTCCTCTGCCAGTTGCTTGAACATCAACGCGCCCTGGCCCTTGGGCGTTTGCTCGCCTACCACGTGGGAGAACTTGATCACGATCGGTTCGGCCGCCATGACCGTGCCCAACGCACCGAAAACCAGGGTGCAGGCGAGCGCTTTCCATATAGGTTTGAGCATTGCGAGTTTCCCTTTATTTGTCTTTATCCTGCGACCTCATTCAAAACCCGGCGCACAGCGGGCAACTGCTACTCCAGAAGACACCGCTGTGGCCACGGTACTCAACTCATTCCCAGCCAATTCGGTAGCGCCAGTGAAATCCACGGTACATAGGTAATCAGCACCAGGAACGCCAGCAAAATCATCAACCACGGCATGGCCGCGCGGATGGTGGCGGGCAGGGACATGCCGGTCACCGCCGAGGTGACGAACAGGTTCAGGCCCACCGGTGGCGTAATCAAACCGATCTCCAGGTTCACCACCATGATGATGCCCAGGTGGATTGGGTCGATGCCCAGTTTCATGGCGATAGGGAACAGGATCGGCGCCAGGATCAGGATGATCGCCGAGGGTTCCATGAACGCGCCAGCAATCAGCAGCACGATGTTCACCACCAGCAGGAACGTCACTGGCGTCAGTCCGGCATCGATCACCCATGCGGTGATTTGCTGCGGCAGTTGCTCGGTGGTCAGCACGTGAGCGAAAAGCATGGCGTTGGCGATGATGAACATCAGCATGATGCTCAGCTTCGCCGACTCCAGCAGCACCTTCGGCGTCTCGCGAAACGTGAGGTCCTTGTAGACGAACAGCGCGATGAAAGCCGAATACACAGCGGCCACCGCTGCGGCTTCGGTCGGGGTAAACATCCCGGAGTAAATCCCGCCGAGGATGATGACCATCAGCAGCAGACCCCAGAGGGCCTTGCGCGCCGTGGACAGCCATTCGCGGAACGTCGCCCGGGGCAGGGCTGGCAGGTTCTTCTTCACGGCTACGATGTAGATCGCCACCATCAAGGCAAACCCCAGCAGCAGGCCCGGGATCACCCCGGCCATGAACAACTTGCCCACCGACGTTTCTGTCGCCGCAGCGTACACCACCATTACGATCGAGGGCGGAATCAGGATCCCCAAGGTACCGGCATTGCACACGATGCCCGCGCCAAACGCCTGTGGATAACCCGAGCGCACCATCCCGGCAATGGCAATGGAACCCACTGCCGCCACGGTCGCCGGGCTGGAGCCGGACAGCGCCGCAAACAACATGCAGGCCAGCACCGCCGCAATCGCCAGGCCGCCACGGATATGTCCGACACAGGCGTTGGCAAAGTCGATCAGCCGTCGTGCCACGCCGCCGGTGGTCATGAACGCACCGGCCAGCAGGAAGAACGGAATCGCCAGTAACGTGTAGTGCTCGGAAGTTTCGAACAGCTTGATCGCCAGCGAACGCACCGAGTCCGGGCTGAAGAAAATAATGGTCAGCGAACCGGCCAGCCCCAACGAAATAGCGATGGGCACGCCGATAAACATCAGCGCGAACAGCGCCACGAACAGGAAGGCAATGGTCATGGCTTGTCTTCCTCATGTTCGGTCAGCTTGATGGCTTCCGCCGCTTCATCAGCCAGGCCCAGGCCGGTCTGACGATTCATCAGGATGCGTACGAGAATTTCCGCGAAGCGGATAAACACCAAGGTAAAACCCACCGGCACGATCAACCCGATGTGCCATTGCATGATGCCGAAATGGCCAAGGTCTTCGGCGCCAATCTCGGCGATCATCAAGGTATTGATCCACTCGAAACTCGCCACCGCCAGCAGCCCGGCGTAGGCCAGGCAACACAGGCAGGCGATCACGCCGATGAAGCGTTGCACCGGTTTGCTTGCCAGTTTCACCAGCGCATCGACGCCGATATGCCCGGCCGTGCGCACGCCATACGCCAGCCCGAAAAAGATCAACCAGCCAAACAAGGCCTTGGTCAGTGACGTGCTCCAGGTCATGGCCTGGGCCATGCCCATGATGCCGTCGCCAATGGCAAACATCGGCTCGCTGGCAGCCGGCCAGCTGTCACCGAGGCTGTAGAAAACGGTATAGAGGTTGTTGAGCACGACATAGACGAATGTAACCAGCGTCATGGCGGCCAGGAGGAAGGCAATGAAACCTTCCTCGAAGTGTTCCCAAATGCGCCGAAGGGCGTTCATGGATGACATCTCCTGCTGGAGGGACGACAGGCCGGCGCCGTCAGGGCGGCACCGGCCAACCCATTACTGAGCCTTGTTGGAGGCTTCGGCGGCTTTGATCAGGTCAGCGCCGATGTCACCTTCGAACTTCTTCCACACCGGTTTCATCTTGTCGCGCCATTCACTGCGTTCTTCAGGCGTGAGGGTAATGATTTCGGTGGTCTTGGCATCGAGGATGCGTTGCTTGTCATGCTGGTTCAACTGCGCCGCTTCCTTGTTCACATGCGCGGTCACTTCAACCAGGATCTTGTCCAGCTCGGTGCGCAGGTCTGGAGACAGGCCATTCCAGAACTTGGTATTGGTGATCAGCATGTAGTCGAGTACACCGTGATTGGACTCGGTGATGTACTTCTGCACTTCATGCATTTTCTGGCTGTAGATGTTCGAGTACGGGTTTTCCGCACCGTTGACCACGCCAGTCTGCAAGCCTTGATACACCTCGGCGAAACTCATCTTGCGTGGGTTGGCGTTCACCGCTTTGAATTGTTCTTCCAACACTGCCGATGCCTGCACCCGGAACTTCAAGCCGCGGGCGTCCTTGGGTTCACGCAGCGGTTTGTTGGCCGACAGCTGCTTCATGCCGTTGTGCCAATAAGCCAGGCCGGTGATGTTCTTGCTTTCCATGGACTTGAGCAGCTTCTGGCCTTCAGGGCTCAACTGGAAACGGTCCACCGCGGAAATGTCATCGAACAAAAACGGCAGATCGAACAACTGCACGGTCTTGGTGTACTGCTCGAACTTGGCCAGCGACGGCGCAATCATCTGCACGTCACCCAACAGCAGGGCTTCCATCTCCTTGCCATCGCCGAACAGCGAGGAGTTAGGGTAGACCTCGACTCTCACCTTGCCTGGCAGCCGTTCTTCCACCAGTTTCTTGAACAGCAGTGCGCCTTGGCCTTTGGGCGTTTGTTCGGCGACCACATGGGAGAACTTGATGACCACCGGGTCCGCAGCCATGGCCGTGCCCAATGCACTGAGGGCCAGGGTACAGGCGAGCGCTTTCAAAATAGGTTTGAACATTGCGGGGATTCCTCTTGTTTTTGTATTTATCGTGCGGGCTCATTCAAAACCCGGTGTACAGCGGACAACTGCAAGTCTAGGAGAAAAATTGATGGCTGCATGCTGGCGAAGTCAAACAGTGGCGTCGGTAGCCGGTGTTGTCTGGAACTGGCGACCCGCGCCACCGTGCGTGGTGGCTGTTTGTTATTTGCGCTTCCAGCACTCCGCAAACCGCGCGCACACCCCATAACGCTCATCCATCTGCGCCATCCGCTCCAGGTGATGATCCACGGCTTCGAGCGTAACGCCGTTCCCGATCCGGAAGTACTCCACCATCATCGCCACGTTCAGATCGGTTTCAGCCTTCTCCGGCTTGGCATTGGCCGCTTTTGGCAACGCCCACTGTTCCAGCTGCTCGTCCTTCAACTGCCGCAGGCGCGTCTGGTATTGCTCCTTGAAACGTTCCATTGAGCGCGCTTTGCTCTGCGCCATGTCATCGCCAAAGGTCTTCAGGTTTGCCCGGTACAGCGTCCAGTAGTCAGCCGGCAGCTCGAAGCCGAGCTTGGCCTTGCGTTCGCTGATCAAAGTGTCGAGTTTCTCTGGCGAATAACTCTCGATTTTTTCCTTGGCAGGATCAGTCTTTACGGTGACGACCAGGCTTTTATCGATAACCCGGTTCATCAGCTCCAGGCGATGTGGGGTATCTGCGTAGATCTTGGGAAACAGCGGACTGCGACCAGCGCAGGCGGGGAAGTCGTTTTTCAAGACTGGAATCGGCGTGCGCACATCCTTGCCGTCGACCCGTTGCAGGCGCTGCAACTGCGTCTGGCAAAAATTTCTCTCGGATTTGAACGTCACTTCATATTCGGTATTGGCCTCGGGCGTAAAGTTGAAGCCCTTGCCGCACACGGCATAACCGGTGTTCATGTTGGTGCGCAGGTAAATCTGCTCGCCGGGCTTGAGCTTGACCTCCAGGTAGCCCTTGGCGTCCTTGGGCGCGGGAACGCTCATTCCCACCCGCCGCGCGGTATCGCTCAACAGCAGGTTGTTGAGAATACCCGTGGTCTGCCCGTCGCAATGGGCTGCATCGAAATAATCCAGCGTGGCGTTGCTGGTATTGGCGACGAACCGCAACTTGGCGGCATCCGGTTCGGTGGCGTCGGGGTAACTGCCGTTGACGCTGCATCCGCCGAGCAATACAAACAACGCGGACAGTGCCAACAACGGGGAAGGGCGGCGGGGCAGGGTGAGCATGGGTCATCCTTGAGGGATAGAAAGTGGATGAATGCTACTGAAGTGCCACTACTGCGTCCATCATGTCCCGCTGAGCCGTAAGCAAACCCATCAGTTTTTTAACAAGGACTTACCGATGATCGATTTCAACAACAAAGGCTTCTTCAAACTCAAGCAAAACGACGAATACGCCGAACGCGTCACGGCCCTCCTGCTGGAGGGCGAACAGGTCATCGACGCCTATAAATCCATGCGCGACGGCGTGGTCTTCACCAACAAACGCATCATCGCGGTGAACGTGCAAGGCATCACCGGCAGCAAAAAAGACTTCACCTCCCTGCCGTACAAAAACATCGTCGCCTACTCGGTTGAAACCTCTGGCACCTTCGACCTGGACTCAGAGCTGGAGATCTACTTCTCATCCCTGGGCAAAGTGAAATTCGAATTCACCGGCAAGACAGGCATTGTTGAAATCTCCAAGCTGATCTCCAGACATCTTCTGGCCTGACCCGCTCCCTGGCGGGGTATTCACAAACTCCAAGTCCACCGCCAATCCCCTGTGGGAGCGGGCTTGCTCGCGAAGGCGGTGGCCCATCCCACATCACCGGCCCAGACCCACCGCTATCGCGAGCAAGCTCGCTCCCACAGTTCCTGCATTCAATGACTGCTCCCGCCTGGGGTAAGTGGTATCGCTTTTATGTCGCGTGGTATGACGACATTGTTGGTTGTCCTTCGAGAAAATAATAGCCTTTCCTCAGATGCACCCAAGATTACGCAAGTTTTATTGCGTATCCGGGGTTGACAGCTCGCCGCAAACGTCAGAATAATCCGGCACGTTGTATGACGACATACAAATTAATAACAAGATATGGTGCTCCTTCCTATGAGAATCACAGGCGTTCACGTCGAAGTTTTTGCCACCCCTTCGCGCCGTGCCCAGGACAGCGCCGGCCATGCTCATCCAGGCGATGAGGTCATGATCAAGATGGCTTTGCTGCGAATCGGTTGCGACGATGGCTCCGAGGGTTATGCCTTTGGCCCGCCTGAGTTGATTCGTCCGCACATCATTGAATCGTTCGTGCGCAAAGTGCTGATCGGTCGCGATCCGATGGACCGCGAAAGCATCTGGCAAGACCTGGCGCACTGGCAGCGCGGCAGTGCCGGGCAGTTCACCGACCGGGCGCTGGCGCTGGTGGAGCAGGCGTTGTGGGACTTGGCCGGACGCACGCTAAAATTGCCGGTGCACAAGTTGATTGGCGGTTATCGCGACAAGGTTCCGGCGTACGGCTCGACGATGTGCGGCGATGACCTGCCAGGCGGCTTGTCCACGCCGGACGAGTACGCTCAGTTCGCCGAGAAGCTGGTCCAGCGCGGTTACAAGGCCATCAAGCTGCACACCTGGATGCCGCCGATTTCCTTCGCGCCGAATCCGCAAATGGACATCCAGGCCTGCGCCGCCGTACGTGAGGCGGTCGGTCCCAACATCGCGTTGATGCTCGACGGTTACCACTGGTACAGCCGCATGGACGCACTGACCATCGGCAAGGCCCTGGAGCAGCTGGATTTTGCTTGGTTCGAAGAGCCGATGATGGAAGACTCCGCAGAGTCCTATGCCTGGCTCGCGGCCAACCTGGACATCCCTGTGCTGGGCCCGGAAAGCATCGCCGGCAAGTTTCACAGCCGCGCCAGTTGGGTGACACAAAAATCCTGTGACATCCTGCGCGCGGGTGTGGCCGGGGTCGGCGGTATCGGGCCGTGCCTGAAGGTGGCGCACCTGGCGGAGTCGTTCGGCATGGATTGCGAAGTCCATGGCAATGGCGCGGCGAACCTGGCGGTGGTCGGGGCGATCAGCAACTGCCGCTGGTACGAGCGTGGCCTGCTGCACCCGTTCCTTGACTACGAAGAAGTCCCGGCGCACCTCAATAGCATCGTCGACCCGATGGACGCCGACGGTTTTGTGCACCTCTCGGATCGGCCAGGGTTGGGCGAGGACATCAACTTCGCGTATATCGAGGCCAATACCTTGTCTCGACATTGATCGCGCATCACGTCCGAGGCGGATAACTGCCCGGACGACCAAGTCTTTATAAATATAAGAAAGGACTGAACCATGAAACTCTGGCCCAAGCGCCTGACCAGGCTGCTGTGTGTCGCCGTGGCCCTGTGCACAGTGCAAGTGCCCATCAGCCTGGCTCAGGGCGAAACGCCCGCCGACCAATTGGTGGTGGGCATGAGCATGATCAACCTGCTGTCCCTGGACCCCGCTGCGGCGACGGGTCTGGAGGTCGCCGAAGTCAACGCCAACGTCTATGACATGCTCCTGGAGCAGGACGCGGCGCAGCCGGACAGGCTGATCCCCGCCCTGGCGAAAACCTGGGAAATCAGCCCCGACCGCATGCGCCTGACCTTCCAGTTGCGCGACGACGTGCGTTTTCACTCCGGCGCAGCGCTCACCGCCCAAGACGTCGCCTGGTCGCTGCAGCGGGTGGTCACCCTCAACCGCGCCCTGGCTTCGACCTGGAAAGCCTACGGTTTCACCGCCGACAACGTCGTCCAGCTGATGCGCGCCGAAGGGCCGCACACCTTTGTCATGGAGCTGCCGCGCAGCACCGATCCGATGCTGGTGCTCAACACCCTGGCGACCTCTCCCAGTGCCTTCATCATTGATCGCAGCGTCGCCTTGCAACATCAGGTCGGCGACGATCAGGGCGCGGCGTGGCTGGCGACCCACACGGCGGGCTCCGGCGCCTTCAAGCTCGACATCTGGCGGGCCAACGACGTGATTCTGATGAGTCGTCATGACGACTATTGGCGCGGTCCTGCGAAGTTGCGCCGGGTGATCATGCGCAACATGACCGAGTCCCAGGCGCTGCGTCTGATGGTCGAGCGCGGTGACCTGGACGTCGCCCGAGGCATGGCCGCCACCGACATCAAGGCTCTGGGCAAGGTCGATGAGGTGCGCATCCAGAGCATCGCCCGCGGCACGCTGTACTACGTGGCGATGAGCATGCAGCAACCGTTGTTCCAGGACATCCGCGTACGCCAGGCCATCCGCCTGCTGATCGACTACCAGGGCATCAATGATGTGGTGATGCCGCACTACGGCGTGATCAATCAGCGGCCCTTGCAACTGGGGCTGCCGGCGCGCCTGGACGATCCGGGTTATCGCCTGGACGTGGCCGAGGCCAAACGGCTGCTGGCAGCGGCGGGGCACGCCGAGGGCTTCAAGGTGAGCATCCGTTCGCTGACCGATCCGCCGTTCATCAACATCGCCACCAGCCTGCAAGCGACACTGGCCCAGGCGGGTATCGAGGCGACGATCATCACCGGCACCGGCAACCAGATCTACGGGGCGATGCGCGACCGCCAGTTCGACATCCTCGTCGGTCGTGGCGGTGGCGGGGCGGAGCGTCATCCGCATTCGAGCCTGCGGGCCCTGGTCTACAACCCGGACAACCGCACCGAAGCCAAGCTGAGCAACTTCCAGGGCTGGCGCACCTCGTTCTTCAACCCGCAGCTCAATCAACTGATCGAGCAGGCCGAGCGCGAGCGTGACCCTGAGCGCCAGCGCGAAATCTACGCGCAGATCCAGACCCTTTACGACCAACAGGCCGGGGCGATCATGCCGGTCTCACAGATGGTCGACGAAGTGGTGATCCATGCGGATGTGCGCAACTACATCGGCCACACCGCCGCCACCACGCGTCTTCGGGACGTCTACAAGCAGCGCTGAAATCGACGGCCCCAGGGCCAAGGCAGGAAAGAACATGTCGACTGCATCCTTTTCAATCTGGACCACCCGGGCTGCTTCGGCGACCCGGCGCGGCGGCTCGGTGGCGGTGACGCTGCTGGGGTTGCTGCTGCTGACCTTTTTCATCGGTCGCGTCATGCCCCTGGACCCGGTGCTGGCCATCGTCGGCCCGGACGCCGACGCCTCGGCCTATGCCCAGGTGTACAAAGAACTGGGCCTGGATAAACCGTTGTGGACCCAGTTCGCGATCTACTTAGGCGACCTGCTGCACGGTGACTTCGGCATGGCCCTGCTGACCGGCAACCCGGTCATCACCGACATCGCCCGGGTTTTCCCGGCCACTTTGGAACTGGCCACCCTGGCCATTCTGTTCGGTGTGCTGGCGGGCCTGCCGCTGGGTGTCTACGCCGCGACCCACCAAGGCCGCGCCGGGGACCATATCGCCCGACTGATCACCCTGTTTGGTTATTCCACGCCGATTTTCTGGATCGGCATGATGGCTTTCCTGGTGTTCTACGCCTGGCTAGGTTGGGCCGGTGGCGTCGGGCGCATCGGCCTGGCCTATGACGGGCTGATCCCGAAACACACCGGGCTGTTGTTGATCGACACCGCCTGGTCCGGCGACTGGGAGGCCTTTCGCAGTGCGTTGCGCCACATCCTGCTGCCGGCGGTGATCCTCAGTTTCAATTCGGTGGCCTACATCAGCCGCATGACCCGCAGCTTCATGCTCGAGCAACTGTCCCAGGAATACATCATCACCGCCCGGGTCAAGGGTTTGTCCCAGCGGCGCATTGTCTGGGGCCACGCCTTCGGCAACATCCGCGTGCAGCTGTTGACCATCGTCGCGCTGGCCTACGGTGGCCTGCTGGAGGGCGCGGTGTTGATCGAAACCGTGTTTGCCTGGCCGGGCTTTGGCCAGTACCTGACCAGCAGTTTGCTGCTCGGTGACATGAACGCGGTGATGGCCTGCGTGCTGTTGATCGGCCTCATCTTCGTGACGCTGAACCTGATCAGCGACGCGCTGTACAAGATCTTCGACCCGAGGACTCGCTAATGAACCTGCCCCTGGCTTCCAGCGCATCCGGCGCCACCGCGCTGCCCGCTTCCAGTACCGCAGCGATGGCCGCCAGCGCTTTGCGCCTGCTGCGTTTTTTACTGCGTAACCCGATGACCTTCGCCGGCCTGGTCGTCGTCTCGACCCTGATGCTGGTGGCGGCTTTCGCGCCTTGGATCGCTGGCCACGATCCGCTGTTGCAGAACCTTGCCGGCGCGTTGCAGGCGCCGAGCAGCGCGCACTGGTTCGGCACTGACGAATACGGTCGCGATGTCTTCGCCCGGCTGGTGTATGGCTCGCGCATCACGCTGTACATCGTCTTGCTGGTGACGGTGATTGTCGGCCCCATCGGCCTGCTGGTCGGAACGGTGTCCGGCTACTTCGGCGGTTGGGTCGACAGCCTGTTCATGCGCATCACCGACATCTTCATCTCGTTCCCCAGCCTGGTCCTGGCGTTGGCGTTCATCGCCGCCCTCGGCCCGGGACTGGAGCACGCGGTGATCGCCATCGCACTCACCGCATGGCCGCCGATTGCCCGGCTCGCCCGCGCCGAAACCCTGCCGTTGCGCAACGCTGACTTCGTCGTCGCGGTGCAGCTTCAGGGCGCGTCGAGTACCCGGGTCATCCTGCGGCACATCATTCCGATGTGCCTGTCGTCGGTGATCATCCGCCTGACCATGAACATGGCGAGCATCATCCTCACCGCCGCCGCCCTGGGTTTTCTCGGCCTCGGCGCCCAGGCACCGTTGCCGGAGTGGGGCGCGATGATCTCCACCGGGCGGCGCTACATGCTCGAAAGCTGGTGGCTGGTGGCGGCGCCCGGTGCGGCGATCATGCTGGTCAGCCTGGCCTTCAACCTGTTGGGCGACGGCTTGCGCGACGTCCTCGACCCGCGCAGCCAATCCTGAGGAGCAGCCCCATGACTGAGATAAAACTTGCCGTGCAGGACCTGTGTGTGGAATTTCGCAACGCCGGCAAAACTTCCCTGGCCGTGCGTGATGTGTCGTTCACCCTGGGCCGGGAAAAACTCGCCATTGTCGGTGAATCCGGCTCGGGCAAATCCACCGTGGGCCGCAGCCTTTTGCGTCTGCATCCACCGACGGCGCGGGTCACTGCCAAGACCTTGCGCTTCGCCGATATCGACCTGTTGGCTGCCAGCGAGAAGCAGATCCAGGCGATTCGCGGTGCGCGCATGTCGATGATCATGCAAGACCCCAAATACTCGCTGAACCCGGTGGTGCGGGTCGGTGAACAAATCGCCGAGGCCTATCTGGCCCATCACAGAGTGCCCCATCGCGAAGCCCGCGAGCGCGCCCTGGACATGCTCGCCAAGGTGCACATTCGTGACCCCCGGCGGGTCTAC includes:
- a CDS encoding alkaline phosphatase D family protein, producing MLSSTPDITHTLPPVLVGPLLRRLEPTRLVMWLVGTRPLGLTLRVDGMGDLTLDATQCTVVPVGQQAFVHLIDVKLDTPLPQDVVIDYDLLVDGVPIAEWAPHLLYGQARCPNFVLHSRIEQLVHGSCRKPHYPANDGLLCVDRLLAGNPEQRPALLMMSGDQVYADDVAGPMLRAIHGLIERLGLYEECLDGAVVEDSAKLYQHPASYYHRADLLPALESNETLRERFFGGARKPIFTSSSADNHLVTFAEVMAMYLLVWSPVPWTLIAPQPPELTAERRQRYDLELQRIEAFKAGLGGVARVFAHLSCLMIFDDHDITDDWNLSAQWEETAYSHPFSKRIIGNALIAYMLCQGWGNNPDAFDDVLRQTVALSDTARDRYLDSAPQDKLIDTLLSFQQWHYVLPSSPALVVLDTRTRRWRGENNLKQPSGLLDWEALSELQQELLDHPSAIIVSPAPIFGVKLIETVQRVFSWCGYPLLVDAENWMAHRGSAQVILNIFRHSRTPGNYVVLSGDVHYSFVYEVLIPHRKGGPRIWQITSSGIKNEFPPALLEWFDRLNRWLYSPRSPLNWFTKRRSMRIVPHTPEHAEAGERLWNSAGIGQVFFNEQGQPAKIYQHNADGKPPTRMLPPKSPPA
- a CDS encoding TRAP transporter substrate-binding protein — its product is MLKPIWKALACTLVFGALGTVMAAEPIVIKFSHVVGEQTPKGQGALMFKQLAEERLPGKVKVEVYPNSTLYGDDKEMEALLLGDVQIIARSLAKFDQYTKSVQLFDLPFLFDDIAAVDRFQQSPAGQKLLKSMESKNVTGLAYWHNGMKQLSADKPLRKPEDALDLAFRIQTSTVLEEQFKAVGAKPKPMIFSVVYQGLRTGLVNGTENTYSNFYNQKLHEVQKYVTETNHGILDYMLITTSDFWNGLPPDIRTELDKIVVESTAHANKEAERFNQQDKQHVLDAKTTEIIALTPEERSAWRDKMKPVWAKFEKEIGPDLIQAAQAANQVQ
- the dctM gene encoding C4-dicarboxylate TRAP transporter large permease protein DctM codes for the protein MTIAFLFVALFALMFIGVPIAISLGLAGSLTIIFFSPDSVRSLAIKLFETSEHYTLLAIPFFLLAGAFMTTGGVARRLIDFANACVGHIRGGLAIAAVLACMLFAALSGSSPATVAAVGSIAIAGMVRSGYPQAFGAGIVCNAGTLGILIPPSIVMVVYAAATETSVGKLFMAGVIPGLLLGFALMVAIYIVAVKKNLPALPRATFREWLSTARKALWGLLLMVIILGGIYSGMFTPTEAAAVAAVYSAFIALFVYKDLTFRETPKVLLESAKLSIMLMFIIANAMLFAHVLTTEQLPQQITAWVIDAGLTPVTFLLVVNIVLLIAGAFMEPSAIILILAPILFPIAMKLGIDPIHLGIIMVVNLEIGLITPPVGLNLFVTSAVTGMSLPATIRAAMPWLMILLAFLVLITYVPWISLALPNWLGMS
- a CDS encoding TRAP transporter small permease, producing MNALRRIWEHFEEGFIAFLLAAMTLVTFVYVVLNNLYTVFYSLGDSWPAASEPMFAIGDGIMGMAQAMTWSTSLTKALFGWLIFFGLAYGVRTAGHIGVDALVKLASKPVQRFIGVIACLCCLAYAGLLAVASFEWINTLMIAEIGAEDLGHFGIMQWHIGLIVPVGFTLVFIRFAEILVRILMNRQTGLGLADEAAEAIKLTEHEEDKP
- the dctP gene encoding C4-dicarboxylate TRAP substrate-binding protein DctP; the protein is MFKPILKALACTLALSALGTAMAADPVVIKFSHVVAEQTPKGQGALLFKKLVEERLPGKVRVEVYPNSSLFGDGKEMEALLLGDVQMIAPSLAKFEQYTKTVQLFDLPFLFDDISAVDRFQLSPEGQKLLKSMESKNITGLAYWHNGMKQLSANKPLREPKDARGLKFRVQASAVLEEQFKAVNANPRKMSFAEVYQGLQTGVVNGAENPYSNIYSQKMHEVQKYITESNHGVLDYMLITNTKFWNGLSPDLRTELDKILVEVTAHVNKEAAQLNQHDKQRILDAKTTEIITLTPEERSEWRDKMKPVWKKFEGDIGADLIKAAEASNKAQ
- a CDS encoding PH domain-containing protein; its protein translation is MIDFNNKGFFKLKQNDEYAERVTALLLEGEQVIDAYKSMRDGVVFTNKRIIAVNVQGITGSKKDFTSLPYKNIVAYSVETSGTFDLDSELEIYFSSLGKVKFEFTGKTGIVEISKLISRHLLA
- a CDS encoding mandelate racemase family protein, with amino-acid sequence MRITGVHVEVFATPSRRAQDSAGHAHPGDEVMIKMALLRIGCDDGSEGYAFGPPELIRPHIIESFVRKVLIGRDPMDRESIWQDLAHWQRGSAGQFTDRALALVEQALWDLAGRTLKLPVHKLIGGYRDKVPAYGSTMCGDDLPGGLSTPDEYAQFAEKLVQRGYKAIKLHTWMPPISFAPNPQMDIQACAAVREAVGPNIALMLDGYHWYSRMDALTIGKALEQLDFAWFEEPMMEDSAESYAWLAANLDIPVLGPESIAGKFHSRASWVTQKSCDILRAGVAGVGGIGPCLKVAHLAESFGMDCEVHGNGAANLAVVGAISNCRWYERGLLHPFLDYEEVPAHLNSIVDPMDADGFVHLSDRPGLGEDINFAYIEANTLSRH